The Candidatus Marinimicrobia bacterium CG08_land_8_20_14_0_20_45_22 genome has a segment encoding these proteins:
- a CDS encoding EamA family transporter, with the protein MFQSHIGEMAALMTAVCWSFTSLSFEAAGKRVGSLPVNVIRLVLGFIFLSVFTFFVRGMILPFDASAHVWIWLSLSGLVGFVIGDLFLFEAFVTAGARISMLMMSFVPPITALIGWIMLGETLTWFEILAMAMTVCGVALVVLERNADNRVTFSRPIKGILYAFGGAVGQAVGLILSKYGMGDYNAFAATQIRIITGIAGFLLIFILFKRTKTLIPAVRNATAMKLTALGAFFGPFLGVSLSLFSVQHTQAGIASTIMALPPILIIPLAILLFREKVTEREFLGALIAVVGTALFFI; encoded by the coding sequence ATGTTTCAATCTCATATCGGAGAAATGGCGGCGCTGATGACGGCGGTTTGCTGGTCGTTCACATCACTTTCGTTTGAAGCGGCAGGCAAAAGAGTCGGTTCCTTACCGGTCAATGTCATACGTCTGGTTCTTGGTTTCATCTTTTTGAGCGTTTTTACATTTTTCGTCCGGGGAATGATTCTGCCGTTCGACGCCTCGGCGCATGTCTGGATTTGGCTGTCGCTTTCGGGTCTCGTCGGATTTGTCATCGGCGATCTGTTTTTGTTTGAAGCGTTTGTAACTGCAGGGGCACGGATTTCCATGCTCATGATGTCGTTCGTCCCGCCGATAACCGCCTTGATCGGCTGGATAATGCTCGGTGAGACGTTAACGTGGTTCGAGATATTGGCAATGGCAATGACCGTTTGCGGTGTGGCGCTGGTCGTGCTGGAAAGAAACGCCGACAACCGTGTGACATTCTCGCGACCAATCAAGGGAATTTTGTACGCATTCGGCGGAGCCGTCGGTCAGGCGGTCGGATTGATCCTCAGTAAATACGGGATGGGCGATTATAATGCGTTTGCCGCGACGCAAATTCGCATCATTACCGGCATTGCCGGATTTTTACTGATATTTATTCTTTTTAAGCGGACGAAAACGCTGATTCCCGCCGTCCGAAACGCAACGGCGATGAAACTTACAGCGCTCGGCGCTTTCTTCGGGCCGTTTCTCGGCGTCTCGCTTTCGCTGTTTTCTGTTCAGCATACCCAAGCGGGAATTGCATCGACGATCATGGCTCTGCCGCCGATTCTCATCATTCCGCTTGCCATATTATTGTTCAGGGAAAAAGTCACCGAACGAGAATTCCTCGGTGCGCTGATCGCCGTCGTCGGGACGGCGTTGTTCTTCATTTGA